ACTCAGCGCCTTGATTCTCAAGCTCAGCTAATGGCAAAGGTTCACCCACCCGTGTCAGCGGGATGTCATTACGGCCCTTGAGCTTTAGAAAAAGAGCACGACGGGGGTTGAGTCCTTCTCTGAGATCAACTCGCACCGATTGGACATCCGAGATGGGACAGTTAATCTCAATGCGGCGGTTCTTTCCGGGGAAGCCCCAACGAAAGATTTTCACGGTACCTGTGTCTCGATTGAATTCGTTATAACCTGCCCCTACATCCGCAATGATGACGAGCCACAGGTAGGATGCGAGTAGCAAAGCTGCCACTCCATAGAAACTCATGGCCAATCCTTGAGGAACAAAAACGAGCTGTGTGGGATCGGACACGGGCAGGAGATTGACTTTGAGATAACTAGAGAGACCAGACAAAGCAAATCCAGTGCCACCAATCGAGACAACGGTGGCCCACCAGTAATTACTGAAACGACGAGATCCTAGAATCGGTTGACGTAGGACGAGATTACCTTTGGAAGCAGCTTGTGCAGTCATGCGACTCGCTCAATATAAATTCGCAAAAATTAAAAAAGTGGAACTCCACACTGGAATTATCTAATCCCACCACCCTATAGTATGAGTTAAGCGGTCTAAGAGCCAAAGATTGCTGAGAGAGTACGTGTCAGA
This DNA window, taken from Trichocoleus desertorum ATA4-8-CV12, encodes the following:
- a CDS encoding photosystem I assembly protein Ycf4 produces the protein MTAQAASKGNLVLRQPILGSRRFSNYWWATVVSIGGTGFALSGLSSYLKVNLLPVSDPTQLVFVPQGLAMSFYGVAALLLASYLWLVIIADVGAGYNEFNRDTGTVKIFRWGFPGKNRRIEINCPISDVQSVRVDLREGLNPRRALFLKLKGRNDIPLTRVGEPLPLAELENQGAELARFLNVPLEGL